From a single Melospiza georgiana isolate bMelGeo1 chromosome 5, bMelGeo1.pri, whole genome shotgun sequence genomic region:
- the MMAA gene encoding methylmalonic aciduria type A protein, mitochondrial — protein sequence MKIPCLLLRFPRCYFSRRTYFMNFRFTSPADFPGLESPRPAHHCRTKWICSSNALRRELCQQAAPELQAEELSDQEQRLIDRLYQGLIQGHRACLAESITLIESTQSRKKKVAQVLLQKVLSYHREQENLNQGKPLAFRVGLSGPPGAGKSTFIECFGKMLTERNHKVAVLAVDPSSSTSGGSLLGDKTRMTELSRDMNAYIRPSPTSGTLGGVTRTTNEAILLCEGGGYDVVLVETVGVGQSEFAVADMVDMFILLLPPAGGDELQGIKRGIIEVADLVAINKADGDLVVPARRIQAEYVSAMKLLRKRSKVWRPKVMRVSAKTGEGVSELWDKMAEFRELALGSGELLARRRRQQKVWMWNLIQENVLQHFRTHLAVKDKIPLLEEKVLAGLLSPGLAADLLLKAFKDGL from the exons ATGAAGATCCCCTGTTTGCTGCTGAGATTCCCTCGTTGTTATTTCTCCAGAAGAACTTACTTCATGAACTTTCGCTTCACTTCCCCGGCAGATTTCCCGGGCCTTGAGTCTCCCAGGCCAGCACATCACTGTCGCACAAAATGGATTTGTTCATCAAACGCTTTGAGGagagagctgtgccagcaggcagcccctgagctgcaAGCAGAGGAGCTTTCTGACCAGGAGCAGAGACTCATAGACAGACTTTACCAGGGGCTAATCCAGGGCCACAGAGCCTGCTTAGCCGAATCCATTACACTCATAGAATCAACTCAGAGTAGGAAGAAGAAAGTAGCCCAGGTGCTCCTTCAGAAGGTATTATCCTACCACAGGGAAcaagaaaatttaaatcaaGGAAAGCCACTTGCCTTTAGAGTGG GGTTGTCTGGTCCTCCTGGTGCTGGAAAGTCGACCTTCATAGAATGCTTTGGGAAGATGCTTACGGAAAGAAACCACAAAGTGGCTGTGTTGGCTGTGGACCCTTCCTCTAGTACAAGTGGTG GTTCCCTGCTGGGTGATAAAACAAGGATGACTGAGTTGTCAAGAGACATGAATGCATACATCAGACCATCTCCAACCAGTGGGACACTGGGAGGTGTCACAAGGACCACAAATGAAGCCATTCTGCTGTGTGAAGGAGGAGGCTACGATGTTGTTCTCGTGGAAACAGTGG gtGTGGGCCAGTCAGAATTTGCTGTGGCTGATATGGTTGATATGTTTATATTACTGCTACCACCTGCGGGTGGAGATGAATTACAG GGCATCAAGCGGGGCATCATTGAGGTGGCAGACCTGGTTGCTATCAACAAGGCTGATGGTGACTTGGTTGTGCCTGCCCGGCGGATCCAGGCTGAGTACGTCAGCGCCATGAAGCTGCTCCGCAAGCGTTCCAAGGTTTGGAGGCCAAAG GTGATGCGCGTCTCCGCCAAGACCGGCGAGGGCGTCTCGGAGCTGTGGGACAAGATGGCCGAGTTCCGCGAGCTCGCGCTCGGCAGCGGCGAGCTGCTGGCCAGGCGGCGCCGGCAGCAGAAGGTGTGGATGTGGAACCTCATCCAGGAGAACGTGCTGCAGCACTTCCGCACGCACCTGGCCGTCAAGGATAAGATCCCGCTTCTGGAGGAAAAGGTTCTTGCTGGGCTCCTGtctcctgggctggcagctgacCTGCTGCTGAAGGCATTCAAAGATGGTCTCTAA